The Enterococcus sp. 7F3_DIV0205 genome has a window encoding:
- a CDS encoding MurR/RpiR family transcriptional regulator: MFDLEKVQSLNELEMLVYQYILEHMDSVPKLTIRQLSTNCHVSTSTILRFCSKMGFDGFSELKYALKKEEEQQQQSFDQYYAATMHVDSFLKRLNQQTYYETLKPAIKMIVSARHIVFSGIGTSGILGAYGSRYFANMGLNAYSIRDPFTPIPQRGFENTLAIVLSVSGETTEVIKQVTDFKRSGAQILSITNDEHSTIARLADYNISYYMPDERSIYTDPYINITTQIPVIALIELLAHQASKEFAEKTDRLENRPD, from the coding sequence TTGTTTGATTTAGAAAAAGTCCAATCGTTAAATGAATTGGAAATGCTCGTTTATCAATATATTTTAGAACATATGGACAGTGTGCCAAAGTTAACGATTCGTCAACTTTCCACCAATTGCCATGTATCCACGTCCACGATCTTACGCTTTTGTTCAAAAATGGGCTTTGATGGATTTTCAGAACTGAAATATGCGTTAAAAAAAGAAGAAGAGCAACAGCAACAGTCCTTTGATCAATATTATGCTGCTACGATGCACGTTGATTCTTTTTTAAAACGGCTGAATCAGCAAACCTATTACGAGACATTGAAACCTGCTATCAAGATGATTGTGTCTGCTCGTCATATCGTTTTTTCAGGTATTGGTACAAGCGGTATTTTAGGAGCATACGGCAGCCGTTATTTTGCAAATATGGGCCTTAATGCCTACAGCATCCGTGATCCATTCACCCCCATTCCTCAAAGAGGTTTTGAAAATACCTTAGCGATTGTTCTGTCCGTTTCAGGAGAAACCACCGAAGTAATCAAACAGGTAACTGATTTTAAGCGGTCAGGTGCTCAAATTCTCAGTATTACCAATGATGAGCATTCAACGATTGCCCGTTTAGCAGATTACAACATTTCTTATTATATGCCTGATGAACGCTCGATCTACACTGATCCGTACATCAATATCACCACACAAATCCCTGTCATCGCCTTAATTGAACTACTTGCTCATCAAGCAAGCAAAGAATTTGCTGAAAAAACAGATCGACTAGAAAACCGACCTGACTAA
- a CDS encoding sirohydrochlorin chelatase, with protein sequence MIGILYVFHGSQKNEKNQAAMDFIQQLEARMDPTFYQATAFLENHSDTIPSVAEKMIKNGVTKIIVVPVLLFAAKHALVDIPAELDVVKERHPAVQFVQTETFGSKNGSRQVLLERFQEAAVTYPDDELVGILVAHGTKQTEQPQEVLVEIAAEIQQQVGFSIAAVSLKGKENYLEEIKKQLSNHQRPVIVPFFLFDGHLITIMKSKLKETFPTTDFIMMPTLEFDPRILNDLEQIVKEAVTCIQ encoded by the coding sequence ATGATCGGAATTCTTTATGTCTTTCACGGTAGTCAAAAAAACGAAAAAAATCAAGCGGCTATGGATTTTATTCAACAGCTAGAAGCAAGAATGGATCCAACTTTTTATCAGGCAACGGCCTTTTTAGAAAACCATTCAGATACGATTCCAAGTGTGGCGGAAAAAATGATCAAAAACGGTGTCACGAAAATAATCGTTGTTCCTGTTTTATTATTTGCAGCAAAACATGCGCTAGTGGATATCCCCGCTGAACTTGACGTAGTAAAAGAGCGCCATCCAGCTGTTCAATTTGTTCAAACTGAGACATTTGGGAGTAAAAACGGAAGCCGCCAAGTTTTGTTGGAGCGATTTCAAGAAGCGGCAGTGACTTATCCAGATGATGAGTTAGTCGGGATTTTAGTTGCTCATGGAACAAAGCAAACAGAGCAGCCACAAGAAGTTTTAGTAGAAATAGCAGCAGAAATCCAGCAACAAGTGGGCTTTTCGATTGCTGCTGTCAGTTTAAAAGGGAAAGAAAACTATCTAGAAGAAATCAAAAAACAATTATCAAATCATCAGCGACCTGTAATCGTACCTTTCTTTTTATTTGATGGTCATTTGATTACGATCATGAAAAGTAAACTAAAAGAAACATTTCCAACAACTGATTTTATTATGATGCCAACATTAGAATTTGATCCACGCATCCTAAATGACTTAGAACAAATCGTCAAAGAGGCCGTCACATGTATCCAATAA
- a CDS encoding PTS sugar transporter subunit IIC, translated as MNEWINEKVLPPVLKFVNTKAITALRNGMLYTMPFTIVGSIFLLLANLPIESVAKWITDSGLVVYFNQAYGASFAIMSVFAVIGIAYSYVKTEGFEGLPAGMISLVVFILFMAPDVTDLDSGVTIGNVINKDWTAGKGMITAIIVGLIVGWVYSWFLRHDIRIKLPEAVPENVANSFTALIPAAALITGAMFVYIFFDKVFKTTFFDFIYDVLQSPLQGVTDSLGGALVLGFLVPLFWFFGVHGSTIVGGIMGPILQANSLENTDILKAGKELTVANGGHIVTQQFLDQFLTVTGAGMTLGLVVYMVFFAKSAQFKQLGRLSIGPAVFNINEPITFATPIVMNPIMAIPFILTPVVSSVITYFALYTGLVPLFTAVQVPWTTPPIISGLLVGGWQAALLQAFVLTLGFFIYLPFARKMDAINYAQETNQPITEEVLEEIEAEA; from the coding sequence ATGAATGAATGGATCAATGAAAAAGTTCTACCACCCGTTTTAAAATTCGTCAATACTAAAGCGATTACAGCGTTAAGAAATGGGATGTTGTACACGATGCCTTTTACAATCGTGGGTTCGATTTTTCTATTATTAGCGAATTTGCCGATTGAGTCAGTGGCAAAGTGGATCACTGATAGTGGTTTGGTTGTTTACTTCAATCAAGCTTATGGGGCATCTTTTGCCATCATGTCAGTCTTTGCGGTAATCGGGATTGCTTATTCTTATGTGAAAACAGAAGGTTTTGAAGGCCTACCTGCCGGCATGATTTCCCTTGTTGTCTTTATCTTATTTATGGCTCCAGATGTAACTGATTTAGACAGTGGAGTAACGATCGGCAATGTCATCAATAAAGACTGGACTGCTGGTAAGGGAATGATCACAGCAATCATCGTTGGTCTTATCGTTGGTTGGGTTTACAGCTGGTTCTTACGTCACGATATTCGGATCAAATTACCTGAAGCTGTTCCTGAAAACGTAGCAAACTCATTTACTGCTTTGATTCCTGCTGCGGCTTTGATCACTGGCGCAATGTTTGTCTATATTTTCTTTGATAAAGTCTTTAAAACAACGTTCTTTGATTTCATTTATGATGTCTTACAATCTCCACTTCAAGGTGTGACTGATTCCTTGGGCGGTGCGTTAGTACTTGGTTTCTTAGTCCCTTTATTCTGGTTCTTCGGTGTTCACGGTTCAACGATCGTCGGCGGAATCATGGGTCCTATTTTACAAGCGAATTCTTTAGAAAATACAGATATTTTAAAAGCTGGTAAAGAATTAACTGTTGCAAACGGTGGTCATATCGTAACGCAACAATTCTTAGATCAATTTTTAACAGTAACGGGTGCTGGTATGACACTTGGTTTAGTGGTATACATGGTGTTCTTTGCAAAATCTGCACAGTTCAAACAATTAGGTCGTTTGTCAATTGGACCTGCCGTGTTCAACATTAATGAACCCATCACGTTTGCGACACCGATCGTAATGAACCCGATCATGGCGATTCCATTTATTTTAACGCCTGTCGTATCATCTGTTATTACTTACTTTGCTTTGTACACTGGTTTAGTCCCATTATTCACAGCGGTTCAAGTGCCTTGGACAACACCGCCAATCATTTCAGGATTATTAGTTGGCGGTTGGCAAGCAGCGTTACTACAAGCATTTGTTTTAACGTTAGGATTCTTTATTTACCTACCATTTGCTAGAAAAATGGATGCGATCAACTATGCACAAGAAACAAATCAACCTATTACAGAAGAAGTGTTAGAAGAAATTGAAGCTGAAGCTTAA
- a CDS encoding amino acid permease, protein MKTTTTFSPKRLVMIITMTVFSFSSMTTAFFLMGLKAFPYFIGAALFYFIPYAIIIAEFTDVYKNHIGGLYQWLAGHLSEKVAFTAAFLWYCSYFIWMISLFMKLWIPSSILLFGEDLTKKTSSIPYFSTSILIGLLSIGAVLVTLFFVSKGFKGIASSLYLSGIMMTLLIFFCLGGNLVLWLSNQSSIVPNLSNSFNSVQAGSSSGQPLIEQLSFLIFAITAFGGLDTIASLVDKTGKQKKQFPKLLIFSSILVVLCYFLGILLWSGGTNLAHLKTNSTIHLGNLMYELMENLGYAVGQALSLTAIQTQFLAQFLTRFTALTLLLSYISLLSTIFYLPIRTLVEGTPKHYWHPRLKQKNKQDMPIYALRIQGILISLFILGISLGSQYVVFLYNQLTLMTNISRAIPYLLVALAYPAFKKKQLADNPTSVLVRSKISATLISNSVILSIALAILFQLYQPLSKGDYLQSLTLLLGPLLFTFLAHLLYKQFHKKNEITQNSWES, encoded by the coding sequence ATGAAAACTACTACTACTTTTAGTCCTAAACGTTTGGTCATGATTATTACCATGACTGTTTTTTCTTTTTCTAGTATGACAACCGCTTTTTTCCTAATGGGACTTAAAGCTTTTCCCTATTTTATCGGTGCTGCTCTGTTTTATTTTATTCCTTACGCTATTATTATAGCAGAATTTACTGACGTGTATAAAAACCATATTGGTGGTTTGTATCAGTGGCTCGCTGGGCATCTCTCTGAAAAGGTGGCTTTCACTGCTGCTTTTTTATGGTACTGCAGTTATTTTATTTGGATGATCAGCTTATTTATGAAGCTTTGGATTCCTTCCTCTATTTTACTTTTTGGTGAAGATTTAACTAAAAAAACCAGTTCGATTCCTTATTTTTCTACATCTATTTTAATTGGTCTGTTATCGATTGGAGCGGTTTTAGTAACGTTATTTTTTGTTAGTAAAGGATTTAAGGGGATTGCTTCTTCACTGTATTTAAGCGGCATCATGATGACGCTTTTGATTTTCTTTTGCCTTGGTGGAAATTTGGTGCTTTGGCTCTCTAATCAGTCTAGTATTGTGCCAAATCTTTCCAACAGTTTCAATAGTGTTCAAGCAGGATCTTCATCTGGACAACCGCTGATTGAACAACTCTCTTTTTTGATTTTTGCCATTACAGCCTTCGGTGGTTTAGATACGATCGCAAGCTTAGTTGATAAAACAGGGAAACAAAAAAAACAATTTCCTAAGCTATTGATTTTCAGTAGTATTTTAGTCGTTCTGTGTTATTTTTTAGGCATCCTTTTATGGAGCGGAGGAACGAATTTAGCTCACTTAAAAACAAATAGTACGATTCACTTAGGGAATTTAATGTATGAATTAATGGAAAATTTAGGCTATGCTGTTGGTCAGGCTCTTTCATTAACAGCCATTCAAACTCAGTTTCTAGCCCAATTTCTTACTCGTTTTACTGCCTTAACGCTGTTGCTTTCTTACATTAGTTTATTATCTACTATTTTTTATCTGCCGATCCGCACATTGGTTGAAGGAACACCTAAGCATTACTGGCACCCTCGCTTGAAACAAAAAAACAAACAGGATATGCCGATTTATGCGTTGCGGATTCAAGGTATCTTGATAAGTTTGTTTATCTTGGGAATCAGCTTAGGTAGTCAGTATGTTGTCTTTTTATATAATCAGTTGACTTTGATGACCAATATCTCAAGAGCGATTCCTTATTTATTAGTGGCACTTGCCTATCCAGCCTTTAAGAAAAAACAACTGGCGGATAATCCCACCTCTGTTTTGGTTCGATCAAAAATCAGCGCAACGCTCATTAGCAATAGTGTCATTTTAAGTATTGCTTTGGCTATTTTATTTCAACTTTATCAGCCACTTTCAAAGGGGGACTATTTACAAAGCCTGACCTTATTGTTGGGGCCACTATTATTTACGTTCTTAGCTCATCTACTTTATAAACAGTTTCATAAAAAAAACGAAATCACTCAAAACAGTTGGGAAAGTTAA
- a CDS encoding winged helix-turn-helix domain-containing protein, protein MYNIGIVREIEQQDDTYTNQLNQSAYQLYSLSREEVLNEVTEMDALIIEESSSIGLKHTCELILEIRRHCNVLIWIVSKNQTKTNKIVYLQLGADGVLNEDGELEASMLQFTNLLNRVKGGKNTIDVDEDSLKILKRSEAPIKLVDSNLSVIVEGNIEIGLTRLEFETISYLAAHKGKAITYEEMYKNIWKEDFNDTESANKQYRVSNMIFHIRKKLETSSAKTVYIKTVRSKGYMLVS, encoded by the coding sequence ATGTACAACATAGGAATCGTAAGAGAAATTGAACAACAAGATGATACATATACGAATCAACTTAACCAATCAGCATATCAATTATATTCTTTAAGTAGAGAAGAAGTACTAAACGAAGTAACTGAGATGGACGCATTAATTATTGAAGAATCTTCTAGTATTGGATTAAAGCATACATGTGAATTGATTTTAGAGATAAGACGGCATTGTAATGTATTAATCTGGATTGTCTCTAAGAACCAAACAAAAACAAATAAAATTGTGTATCTACAGTTAGGTGCTGATGGTGTATTGAATGAAGATGGTGAGCTAGAAGCTTCGATGCTACAGTTTACAAATTTATTGAATCGTGTGAAAGGGGGAAAAAATACAATAGACGTTGATGAAGATTCTTTAAAAATCCTAAAACGATCAGAAGCGCCAATTAAGTTGGTTGATTCTAATTTAAGCGTGATTGTTGAAGGAAATATAGAAATAGGCCTGACCAGATTAGAATTTGAAACAATTTCATATTTAGCTGCACATAAAGGTAAAGCTATTACATACGAAGAAATGTACAAAAATATTTGGAAAGAAGACTTTAACGATACAGAATCGGCAAACAAACAATATCGCGTGAGTAATATGATTTTTCATATACGTAAAAAATTAGAAACCAGTTCTGCTAAAACGGTGTATATCAAAACGGTTCGATCAAAAGGATATATGCTTGTGTCTTAA
- a CDS encoding GAF domain-containing protein — MTDQVQQKIAQIKEELQVDFVALALSSVNAVTKVRVIRWSYVAGNTNQNYKRIRLQVGKGIGGIVWRTGRAYQATDLQKQPEKLVELPITRTEKLETIAAFPVLKVGEVKGVLLVGYREKITVTKDFLTTAQDKANELMVYL; from the coding sequence ATGACGGACCAAGTTCAACAAAAAATCGCTCAAATCAAAGAGGAACTTCAAGTCGATTTTGTTGCTTTAGCACTATCCTCAGTTAATGCAGTGACAAAAGTACGGGTGATCCGTTGGAGTTATGTGGCTGGCAATACCAATCAAAATTATAAACGCATTCGGCTGCAGGTGGGCAAAGGAATTGGCGGTATCGTTTGGCGAACAGGCAGGGCATATCAAGCAACGGATCTGCAAAAGCAACCAGAAAAATTAGTTGAACTGCCAATTACCCGAACGGAAAAATTAGAAACGATTGCAGCATTTCCTGTTTTAAAAGTGGGAGAAGTAAAAGGCGTTCTATTAGTTGGTTATCGAGAGAAAATCACTGTTACCAAAGATTTTTTAACTACTGCACAAGACAAAGCGAATGAACTGATGGTTTATTTATAG
- a CDS encoding DUF916 and DUF3324 domain-containing protein, producing MNKFIKPIVAIISMMVMYVLFNVEATAEEMSFSVEAQLPDNQLDKNKTYFDLRVTPGTNEELKVALQNNKDEEVTVQIQANTATTNDNGVIDYGEVKPELDKSLKVPFARIAKVDPEVTLGPKEKKVVTIPVNIPSSSFEGIILGGLYFTQKEADKETKNDAGMQIENKFAYVVGVRLSENDKAVESDLNLLDVAAGQRNYRNVVVATLQNPMPRILGQMTVNAQVFAENDLNTAIFTTKQENLNMAPNSNFGYGIKMANKAFKPGKYVMKMTVEADGKTWPFEKAFEITADEAKKFNDEAVDLVEEPTDYLMYIIIGAVILVVIIIGLITWMVYQKRKREAELKRKKANKKKKRKNKKKE from the coding sequence ATGAATAAATTTATAAAACCGATTGTCGCAATCATAAGTATGATGGTCATGTATGTCCTTTTCAATGTAGAGGCAACAGCCGAAGAGATGAGTTTCTCAGTAGAAGCTCAATTGCCAGATAACCAACTCGATAAAAATAAAACATATTTTGATTTAAGAGTTACGCCAGGAACAAACGAAGAATTAAAAGTTGCGCTTCAAAATAACAAAGATGAAGAAGTAACTGTTCAAATACAAGCCAATACAGCCACTACCAATGATAATGGTGTAATAGATTATGGCGAAGTAAAACCAGAACTAGATAAGTCTTTAAAAGTACCTTTTGCTAGAATTGCCAAGGTAGATCCAGAAGTGACACTGGGACCAAAGGAAAAAAAGGTTGTAACGATTCCAGTCAATATACCTAGTAGCTCTTTTGAAGGAATTATTTTAGGTGGACTCTATTTTACTCAGAAAGAAGCAGACAAAGAGACGAAAAACGATGCAGGTATGCAAATCGAAAATAAATTTGCTTATGTAGTAGGCGTTCGTTTATCTGAGAATGATAAAGCAGTTGAATCTGATTTAAACTTATTAGATGTAGCAGCAGGCCAACGGAATTATCGTAATGTAGTTGTAGCAACTTTGCAAAACCCAATGCCAAGAATTTTAGGACAAATGACGGTCAATGCACAGGTCTTTGCTGAAAATGATTTAAATACAGCAATCTTCACAACAAAACAAGAAAATCTAAACATGGCACCAAACTCAAATTTTGGTTATGGAATCAAAATGGCTAATAAAGCGTTTAAACCAGGGAAATATGTGATGAAAATGACTGTCGAAGCAGATGGTAAAACATGGCCATTTGAAAAAGCCTTTGAGATCACAGCCGATGAAGCGAAAAAATTCAATGATGAAGCAGTTGACTTAGTAGAAGAACCAACCGATTATTTAATGTACATAATCATTGGAGCTGTAATTTTAGTCGTAATTATTATTGGTTTGATTACTTGGATGGTTTATCAAAAACGAAAACGAGAAGCAGAATTAAAACGGAAAAAAGCAAATAAGAAAAAGAAACGTAAAAATAAGAAAAAAGAATAA
- a CDS encoding 6-phospho-beta-glucosidase, with protein MSILRENFLWGGAVAAHQLEGGWDQGGKGVSVADVMTVGAHGVPRRITDGVLQGENYPNHEAIDFYHHYKEDVKLFADLGLNCFRTSIAWTRIFPNGDEAEPNEEGLQFYDDLFDECLKYGIEPVITLSHFEMPYHLVTEYGGWRNRKMIDFFAKFARVCFERYKDKVTYWMTFNEINNQANYAEDFAPFTNSGIKYQEGEDREKIMYQAAHYELVASAQAVKIGHEINPDFQIGCMIAMCPIYPYSCDPKDMMMSVSAMQKRYWFTDVHVRGHYPSFIENYLARKGFDLDMTEQDLTDLTHGCVDYIGFSYYMSFAIKDHDKGPAFDYDESKDLVKNPYVEASDWGWQIDPLGLRYAMNWFNERYELPLFIVENGFGAIDELEADGTVNDQYRIDYLKAHIEMMKEAVEFDGIPLIGYTPWGFIDLVSAGTGEMKKRYGFIYVDKDNEGQGTLKRSKKKSFDWYQQVIKSNGEEL; from the coding sequence ATGTCAATTTTAAGAGAAAATTTCCTTTGGGGCGGCGCTGTTGCCGCTCATCAATTAGAAGGTGGATGGGATCAAGGTGGTAAAGGGGTTAGCGTTGCCGATGTAATGACCGTCGGCGCTCATGGTGTACCTAGACGAATCACAGATGGTGTGCTGCAAGGTGAAAACTACCCGAACCATGAAGCAATTGATTTTTACCATCATTATAAAGAAGATGTAAAATTGTTTGCTGACCTTGGCTTGAACTGTTTCCGAACCTCGATTGCCTGGACACGAATTTTCCCCAATGGTGATGAAGCAGAACCAAATGAGGAAGGGTTACAGTTTTATGATGACTTGTTCGATGAATGTTTAAAATATGGCATCGAGCCCGTGATCACCCTCTCACATTTTGAAATGCCGTATCATTTAGTCACTGAATATGGTGGCTGGCGTAATCGTAAAATGATCGATTTCTTTGCGAAGTTTGCTCGTGTTTGTTTTGAACGGTACAAAGATAAAGTCACTTATTGGATGACCTTCAACGAAATCAATAATCAAGCGAACTATGCGGAAGATTTTGCTCCATTTACCAACTCTGGCATCAAATATCAAGAAGGCGAAGATCGTGAAAAAATCATGTATCAAGCTGCTCACTATGAGTTAGTAGCAAGTGCGCAAGCGGTTAAAATCGGCCATGAGATCAATCCTGATTTCCAAATTGGTTGCATGATCGCGATGTGCCCTATTTACCCATATTCTTGTGATCCAAAAGATATGATGATGTCCGTCAGTGCCATGCAAAAACGTTACTGGTTTACGGATGTTCATGTGAGAGGGCATTATCCTAGTTTTATAGAAAACTATTTGGCTCGTAAAGGGTTTGATTTGGATATGACGGAACAGGATTTGACTGATTTGACCCATGGTTGTGTGGATTATATCGGTTTTAGTTACTATATGTCGTTTGCTATTAAAGATCATGATAAAGGCCCTGCTTTTGATTACGATGAATCGAAAGATTTAGTCAAGAATCCTTATGTAGAAGCTTCTGATTGGGGTTGGCAAATCGATCCACTTGGTTTGCGTTATGCGATGAACTGGTTTAATGAGCGCTATGAGTTGCCTTTGTTTATTGTGGAAAATGGCTTTGGTGCCATTGATGAACTTGAAGCAGATGGCACGGTCAATGACCAATATCGGATTGATTATTTGAAAGCCCATATTGAAATGATGAAAGAAGCTGTTGAATTTGATGGCATTCCCTTGATTGGCTATACGCCTTGGGGCTTTATTGATTTGGTTTCTGCGGGAACTGGTGAGATGAAGAAACGGTATGGTTTTATCTATGTAGATAAGGATAATGAAGGACAAGGGACGTTGAAGCGTTCTAAGAAGAAATCATTTGATTGGTATCAGCAAGTGATTAAGAGTAATGGTGAAGAGTTGTAA
- a CDS encoding precorrin-2 dehydrogenase/sirohydrochlorin ferrochelatase family protein encodes MYPIMLELTGKNIVIIGGGKIALRKTVGILKAKGQVTVVAPNFLQEFEELDGVKCITAKYKAEYIQEAHLIFACTDSKIVNQKIVDDAADYQWVNDCSQKENSDFFNMSTIEQDEYLIALSTYGKNPTETKKMKEQLMIFFEQNPDCE; translated from the coding sequence ATGTATCCAATAATGCTTGAACTGACTGGGAAAAATATCGTGATTATCGGTGGCGGGAAAATTGCATTACGAAAAACCGTCGGGATTTTAAAGGCGAAAGGGCAAGTAACCGTCGTTGCACCGAATTTTTTGCAGGAATTTGAAGAATTAGATGGTGTAAAATGTATTACAGCAAAATACAAAGCGGAATATATTCAAGAAGCCCACCTCATTTTTGCGTGTACTGATTCCAAAATCGTCAATCAAAAAATCGTTGACGATGCTGCGGATTACCAATGGGTCAATGATTGTAGTCAGAAAGAAAATAGTGATTTTTTTAATATGAGTACGATTGAACAGGATGAGTATTTGATCGCGCTGTCTACTTATGGAAAAAATCCAACAGAAACTAAAAAAATGAAAGAACAGCTAATGATCTTTTTTGAGCAAAATCCAGATTGTGAATAG
- a CDS encoding response regulator transcription factor produces the protein MNIIIADDHAVVRSGLRLLLEGQKGISVVGDAADGTEAFLLLEKYPVDVVLMDMRMPPGENGLQTTRRIKEHFPDVKTIILSMHDEEEYVRTALEYGAKGYILKSSQDTVLLEAIKQVMAGKIAIDPLFGSYDKKRWLKKADPAEKDEKYERLSKREREILPLVALGYSNKEIAERLFISVKTVEVHKSHVMKKLEFETFSELLQYSMKHQLIDL, from the coding sequence GTGAATATCATCATAGCAGACGATCATGCAGTGGTCAGAAGTGGCTTACGTTTATTACTTGAAGGGCAAAAGGGAATCTCAGTGGTAGGAGATGCGGCAGATGGCACGGAAGCTTTTTTATTACTTGAAAAGTATCCCGTAGACGTGGTGTTGATGGATATGCGGATGCCTCCAGGAGAAAATGGTTTACAAACAACTCGGCGCATCAAAGAGCATTTTCCTGACGTGAAGACGATTATTTTAAGTATGCATGACGAAGAAGAGTATGTTCGGACTGCCTTAGAATATGGCGCAAAAGGGTACATCCTTAAAAGTTCTCAAGATACGGTATTACTTGAAGCGATTAAGCAAGTGATGGCTGGTAAAATTGCGATCGATCCATTATTTGGTTCGTATGATAAAAAACGTTGGCTAAAAAAAGCTGACCCAGCAGAAAAAGATGAAAAATACGAACGCCTATCAAAACGAGAACGGGAAATTTTACCTTTAGTTGCTTTAGGGTATAGTAATAAAGAAATCGCTGAACGTTTATTTATCTCCGTCAAAACAGTAGAGGTGCATAAATCTCATGTGATGAAAAAGTTAGAGTTTGAAACGTTTAGTGAATTGTTGCAATATAGTATGAAACATCAATTAATCGACTTATGA
- a CDS encoding sensor histidine kinase yields the protein MDMNIAEKIFEEARDALFLIEENNCIKQNKAAAELVKIYPFSLAKVLEIARGEGCMLHSTMEKCLDCEVKADWDQAAFPLVLEDAQGAQEQFSGSYTVLDQQKSVLSIRHMAVQDRLQQVIQNKRLIEYVNQAHENERKALSQELHDGLAQSIYSLMLETRQLKWTEQTENLTTKLQKIDEDFVALLGEVKQLAVDLRPTALDDLGLVPAIEALLHRLTETTGVALHFIPMITTKRFPESVETITYRVLQESVMNSVKHADVDELWVTLSEQNEQLILNVRDHGKGFDLQQVNKYSRGLGLLHMQERAESIGGHLLIQSEELEGTTVTLHLPIQQEVTR from the coding sequence ATGGATATGAACATAGCAGAAAAAATATTTGAAGAAGCAAGAGATGCCTTGTTTTTGATTGAAGAAAACAACTGTATCAAACAAAATAAAGCGGCGGCTGAGTTAGTAAAAATCTATCCATTCTCGTTAGCAAAAGTATTGGAAATAGCTAGAGGAGAAGGGTGCATGCTGCATTCAACAATGGAAAAATGCTTAGATTGCGAAGTTAAAGCAGACTGGGATCAGGCGGCCTTTCCGTTGGTTTTAGAAGATGCACAGGGAGCTCAAGAACAATTTAGTGGAAGTTATACTGTGTTAGATCAGCAAAAAAGCGTATTGAGCATTCGTCACATGGCTGTTCAAGATCGTCTGCAACAGGTGATTCAAAATAAACGTTTGATTGAATATGTCAATCAAGCTCATGAAAATGAACGTAAAGCGTTATCACAAGAGCTTCATGATGGCCTTGCACAAAGTATTTATAGTTTGATGCTGGAGACACGCCAATTAAAATGGACTGAACAAACCGAAAATCTGACAACAAAATTACAAAAAATCGATGAAGATTTTGTCGCATTACTTGGCGAAGTAAAACAACTTGCGGTTGATTTACGTCCAACCGCTTTGGATGATTTAGGGTTAGTTCCAGCAATCGAAGCTTTATTGCATCGATTAACAGAAACAACAGGTGTTGCGCTACATTTTATTCCAATGATCACAACAAAACGTTTTCCTGAAAGTGTGGAAACAATCACATATCGGGTTTTGCAAGAAAGTGTGATGAATAGTGTGAAACACGCAGATGTTGATGAATTGTGGGTCACATTAAGTGAACAAAACGAACAGTTAATACTCAACGTTCGTGATCATGGCAAAGGTTTTGATCTTCAACAGGTGAATAAGTACAGCCGTGGTTTGGGGTTGTTACATATGCAAGAGAGAGCTGAATCCATCGGAGGACATTTACTCATTCAATCCGAAGAATTAGAAGGAACAACGGTGACATTACATTTACCGATTCAACAGGAGGTGACAAGGTGA
- a CDS encoding MerR family transcriptional regulator: MYKMKDVANEMDIPLSTIRYYERQGIVIGKRQENGYRIFDEEDKILLEYLIVMKHVGFSIEEIKELLNFLEFPESDECSERSNQLLTKKENDIRQKIKHEQMVLKLIQELKPKIVAKEYAQYEEEISEEIHTIYKEIQQSKSGEKK; the protein is encoded by the coding sequence ATGTATAAAATGAAAGATGTCGCAAATGAAATGGACATTCCACTTTCAACGATCCGATACTATGAACGCCAAGGAATTGTTATAGGGAAACGACAAGAAAATGGTTATCGTATTTTTGATGAAGAAGATAAAATCCTATTGGAATATTTAATTGTAATGAAACACGTAGGTTTTTCTATAGAGGAAATTAAGGAATTATTGAACTTTTTAGAGTTTCCAGAAAGTGATGAATGTAGCGAACGATCCAATCAGTTATTGACTAAAAAAGAAAATGACATTAGACAAAAAATCAAACATGAACAAATGGTTTTAAAGCTGATCCAAGAATTGAAACCAAAAATCGTTGCAAAAGAATATGCGCAGTACGAAGAAGAAATCAGTGAGGAAATCCACACTATTTATAAAGAAATCCAACAATCTAAGTCAGGAGAGAAAAAATGA